In the genome of Qipengyuania seohaensis, one region contains:
- a CDS encoding O-antigen ligase family protein, protein MSQPMHLGLSGLLFIGFLSFATILGGGGVPSVGTEGLVILVALAVLALLTVKPDALDGRLPVTAWIAVAALPLLIALQLIPLPAAAWTALPMRGPLASALQSLGGGLPSWPLSIDPASTWWSLASLTPPIAAFVMAYTLRRDKVPAVLLAIALLAVASGLLEALQALVGEAFFIHPRSIDAGPSGLFANQNSQATFLVIGIVALITLAFMDKRSRKWRPAFAAAGLFLVVCILMTGSRAGTTLLLVPALLIVTIAFARSSNKRTWAIGSALGAASVPLLVFGLLQIEQVRKLADRFSDLSSGRAQDIWPDSFYLAQEAWPWGMGVGTFRYSFELVERLEVVDQTTANRAHQDWLEFVIEAGLPGVILLAAAIVAIVWSVWKKRERLGQAEVFSIVALIVIALHSTVDYPLRAISLAVLASTAMAWILSDGTHLEKRN, encoded by the coding sequence ATGTCGCAACCGATGCATCTTGGGCTGAGCGGTTTGCTTTTTATCGGCTTTTTGTCCTTCGCCACGATTCTGGGTGGCGGCGGCGTTCCTTCCGTTGGCACGGAAGGGCTCGTTATCCTCGTCGCTCTGGCAGTGCTCGCGCTCCTGACTGTCAAGCCAGACGCTCTTGACGGCAGGCTTCCGGTCACCGCCTGGATCGCTGTGGCGGCCTTGCCGCTTCTGATTGCGCTTCAGCTGATCCCGCTGCCAGCCGCAGCATGGACCGCACTGCCTATGCGCGGGCCGCTCGCATCGGCCCTCCAAAGCCTCGGAGGCGGTCTCCCCTCCTGGCCGCTATCAATCGACCCTGCTTCCACTTGGTGGAGCTTGGCCAGCCTAACGCCGCCAATTGCCGCATTCGTGATGGCGTACACCTTGCGGCGCGACAAGGTGCCGGCTGTGCTTCTGGCAATCGCCCTGCTGGCGGTAGCCTCAGGATTGCTGGAGGCGCTGCAGGCGCTGGTAGGCGAAGCATTCTTTATCCATCCCCGGTCGATCGATGCCGGACCAAGCGGCCTGTTCGCCAACCAGAATTCTCAGGCTACATTCCTCGTGATCGGAATAGTTGCGCTGATAACCTTGGCCTTCATGGACAAGCGCTCGAGGAAGTGGCGCCCTGCCTTCGCGGCTGCCGGACTTTTCCTAGTAGTATGCATTCTCATGACGGGTTCGCGCGCCGGCACTACACTATTGCTCGTGCCTGCGTTGCTCATCGTTACCATCGCTTTTGCCCGCTCTTCCAACAAGAGAACCTGGGCAATCGGTTCGGCGCTTGGCGCGGCGTCGGTTCCCTTGCTCGTGTTCGGATTGCTCCAGATCGAGCAGGTGAGGAAGCTTGCTGACCGGTTCTCGGACCTCAGCAGCGGCCGTGCGCAAGATATCTGGCCGGACTCATTTTATCTCGCTCAGGAAGCCTGGCCCTGGGGAATGGGTGTCGGCACGTTCCGCTACTCATTCGAACTTGTCGAACGTCTGGAAGTCGTGGACCAGACGACTGCGAACAGGGCTCACCAAGACTGGCTCGAGTTCGTGATCGAAGCCGGATTGCCTGGCGTAATCCTGCTGGCAGCGGCAATTGTGGCGATAGTGTGGTCGGTGTGGAAGAAGCGCGAACGCCTCGGGCAAGCGGAGGTATTCTCAATCGTTGCCCTTATTGTCATTGCCCTGCATTCGACTGTCGATTATCCTCTCCGGGCTATAAGTCTTGCTGTGTTGGCCTCAACTGCTATGGCCTGGATACTTTCGGACGGGACGCACCTTGAAAAACGGAACTAA
- a CDS encoding glycosyltransferase family 4 protein, producing the protein MTMKILLLNSLFPPSTVGGAERSVEVLAKGLSSAGFHITVISLTDGDDITEVRDGVKIHRLAHGNIYWPYDGIRRGGGSRLRWHMNDGMKFAHQSKIADILQRVSPDVVHTNNLTGFGSEVIPLAKSHGLPVVHTLRDFGIMCSRSSVFKNLRDCTTRCLSCRILTSNKVAGASEVDLVVGNSSYMIERHRELGVFRDVPARVIYNAVPGILDNRPVAAQAAGDDAYHLGFAGAIKPEKGIEVLLRALRSLDRSDWKLSIAGKGDDEYIRSLKGTYSDLPIEWLGFVPVEPFLDSIDMMVIPSIWPEPMPRTLIEAMAHRLPAVVSDAGGSPEVAAMYPGAQVYPRQDADALAEILAASIAQRPPRQEVDEGILETFSVDRLVENYLGAYREAIALRRREA; encoded by the coding sequence ATGACGATGAAAATTTTATTACTCAATAGCTTATTCCCACCCTCGACGGTTGGGGGTGCAGAAAGAAGTGTAGAGGTCCTTGCCAAGGGTCTCTCTAGTGCTGGTTTTCACATTACTGTAATATCTTTAACCGACGGCGATGACATTACCGAGGTCAGGGACGGCGTAAAAATTCATCGACTTGCTCACGGCAATATTTACTGGCCATATGACGGCATCCGCCGGGGTGGCGGCTCCCGATTGCGCTGGCACATGAACGACGGAATGAAATTCGCACATCAGTCGAAGATTGCGGATATTCTTCAAAGAGTATCTCCAGATGTTGTGCATACGAATAACCTGACCGGGTTCGGGTCCGAGGTGATCCCGCTGGCGAAAAGCCATGGCCTGCCAGTCGTCCATACCCTTAGAGATTTCGGGATCATGTGTTCGAGATCCAGCGTGTTCAAGAACCTGCGAGATTGCACTACCCGTTGCCTATCCTGTCGCATCCTGACATCGAACAAGGTAGCGGGCGCCAGCGAGGTTGACCTCGTGGTTGGAAACAGCTCGTACATGATCGAACGGCATCGCGAACTAGGTGTTTTCCGCGATGTGCCTGCACGGGTGATCTACAACGCCGTGCCTGGAATTCTCGATAACCGTCCGGTCGCCGCCCAGGCAGCCGGGGACGACGCCTACCATCTTGGCTTCGCAGGAGCGATCAAGCCGGAGAAAGGCATCGAAGTACTCCTGCGAGCTCTGCGCTCGCTGGACAGGAGCGACTGGAAGTTGTCGATCGCCGGCAAGGGGGACGACGAATACATTCGCAGTCTTAAGGGCACCTATTCGGACCTACCCATCGAGTGGCTCGGCTTCGTCCCGGTCGAGCCATTCTTGGATTCGATCGACATGATGGTGATCCCCTCGATCTGGCCAGAACCCATGCCGCGCACGCTCATCGAAGCGATGGCGCATCGCTTGCCTGCCGTCGTGAGCGATGCCGGCGGATCACCGGAAGTTGCGGCCATGTATCCCGGAGCTCAGGTATATCCGCGCCAGGACGCGGATGCCCTTGCAGAAATCCTGGCTGCATCCATTGCGCAGCGCCCTCCCCGCCAGGAAGTTGATGAAGGGATTCTCGAGACATTCAGCGTGGACAGGCTGGTGGAAAATTATCTGGGCGCCTATCGAGAGGCAATCGCCTTGAGGCGCAGGGAGGCATGA
- a CDS encoding serine O-acetyltransferase: MTEADEGARQDGFRRSVRMDIAFWAERCRSQPGPGFFVRQLLLRPGFHFVFWHRFARLLRRVPLIGKPLARILIFMLEIAFSSEIAISATIGGGFYVPHPFGIVIGTNCRIGRNVTMLQNVTLGNRSMTEPETPVIEDSAYIGAGAALIGGITIGQGASVGANAVVLRDVPADQVAVGNPARLLTDASSKNGPEIGQ; encoded by the coding sequence ATGACCGAGGCTGATGAGGGCGCCCGGCAGGATGGCTTTCGCCGAAGCGTGAGGATGGACATCGCCTTCTGGGCCGAACGGTGCCGTTCGCAGCCGGGGCCGGGATTTTTCGTAAGACAATTGCTTCTCAGACCCGGTTTCCATTTCGTCTTCTGGCACCGGTTCGCACGCCTGCTTCGACGCGTCCCCTTGATCGGGAAGCCGCTGGCCCGCATCCTCATCTTCATGCTCGAGATAGCTTTCTCGTCCGAAATCGCCATCAGCGCCACGATCGGCGGGGGCTTTTATGTCCCTCATCCGTTCGGCATCGTGATCGGGACGAACTGCAGGATCGGCAGGAACGTGACGATGCTGCAGAATGTGACCCTGGGCAACCGGTCGATGACAGAGCCGGAAACGCCAGTCATCGAGGATTCCGCCTACATCGGCGCAGGTGCAGCACTCATCGGGGGCATCACCATCGGACAGGGGGCGTCGGTTGGCGCAAATGCCGTTGTACTGCGCGACGTTCCCGCAGATCAGGTAGCGGTCGGGAACCCGGCCAGGCTCCTGACTGATGCTTCATCGAAGAATGGGCCTGAAATCGGTCAATAA
- a CDS encoding sugar transferase: MNENSTIANSAPIALLSTAEPKGIHPRTRIFQKYQLILVDFGAMIASIFIALWLNGLSVEHPTFNVATGSIPVLWICAAYFGAYSNSALVSYTRSVSGFAQGLIAAVSICLLFLFAVKATNQISRLSLSMGLFGGAIIATLFRFYLVRRNRRRTGTFVDRVIVFEDDVAIHQSENFGHVPVTHIDIGQILNNPAQFEAISQSVVGMDRVVVSCSRERRNEWSKLLRGLDVQGEIFDRALNEIGIVGTADLEGKRTFVVTPNALNLRQQLVKRLFDIFVASVAIILLSPILLAAAIAILIEDGRPVLFLQRRTGQGNRSFNIFKFRSMSHALRDDAATMVTSRNDPRVTRVGNFIRKTSIDELPQLFNVLLGHMSVVGPRPHAIVGRVQERLYWDIDPRYWERHKIKPGMTGLAQVRGFRGATHEERHLTDRVAADLEYLADWSILKDIRILFATLRVVVHDSAY, translated from the coding sequence ATGAACGAGAATTCGACCATCGCAAATTCGGCGCCAATCGCGTTGCTAAGCACCGCAGAGCCCAAGGGTATTCATCCGCGGACGCGTATATTTCAGAAATATCAGCTCATCCTGGTCGATTTTGGCGCGATGATCGCGAGCATCTTTATTGCGCTCTGGCTGAACGGTTTGAGCGTCGAGCATCCGACCTTCAATGTGGCAACAGGCTCCATTCCGGTTCTTTGGATCTGCGCGGCCTATTTCGGTGCCTACAGCAACTCTGCGCTGGTGAGCTATACCAGGTCGGTTTCCGGGTTTGCCCAAGGCCTCATCGCGGCCGTGAGCATCTGTCTTCTGTTCCTCTTCGCAGTCAAGGCTACGAACCAGATCTCGCGCCTGAGCCTTTCGATGGGCCTCTTCGGAGGGGCGATCATTGCCACGCTCTTCCGCTTTTATCTCGTGCGCCGAAATCGCAGGCGTACCGGCACCTTCGTCGATCGAGTAATCGTTTTCGAAGATGATGTTGCAATTCACCAATCCGAGAACTTCGGCCATGTGCCGGTGACCCACATCGATATTGGGCAGATCCTCAACAATCCTGCTCAATTTGAAGCCATCAGCCAGAGCGTGGTCGGCATGGATCGAGTTGTGGTGTCTTGTTCGCGCGAGCGAAGGAACGAGTGGAGCAAGTTGCTTCGCGGACTGGATGTGCAGGGGGAGATTTTCGATCGTGCTCTCAACGAGATCGGGATCGTGGGAACCGCGGACCTGGAAGGCAAGCGAACCTTCGTGGTGACACCCAATGCCCTCAATCTGCGCCAGCAGCTGGTGAAGCGTCTGTTCGATATCTTCGTGGCCAGCGTGGCGATCATTCTCCTGTCGCCCATCCTGCTGGCTGCCGCTATCGCAATCCTTATCGAGGACGGCCGCCCGGTACTGTTCCTTCAGAGGCGGACCGGACAGGGAAACCGATCCTTCAATATCTTCAAGTTCCGGTCGATGTCGCATGCCCTCAGGGACGACGCGGCGACTATGGTCACCAGCCGGAACGATCCCCGCGTGACCCGGGTCGGCAATTTCATCCGCAAGACGTCGATCGATGAGCTGCCGCAACTCTTCAATGTGCTGCTAGGACATATGAGCGTGGTCGGCCCGCGGCCCCACGCTATCGTCGGTCGTGTGCAGGAACGGCTCTACTGGGATATCGATCCGCGTTATTGGGAGCGTCACAAGATCAAGCCCGGCATGACCGGATTGGCGCAAGTGCGGGGATTCCGGGGGGCAACGCACGAGGAACGGCACCTGACCGACCGAGTGGCGGCCGACCTCGAGTACCTGGCCGATTGGTCTATCCTCAAGGATATCAGAATACTGTTCGCGACGCTTCGTGTCGTCGTGCACGATTCCGCTTATTGA
- a CDS encoding NADP-dependent isocitrate dehydrogenase translates to MAKIKVANPVVELDGDEMTKIIWKWIRERLILPYLDVDLKYYDLSIEKRDETDDQITVDAANAIKEHGVGVKCATITPDEARVEEFGLKKMWRSPNGTIRNILGGVVFREPIVIDNVPRLVPGWTDPIVVGRHAFGDQYRATDTLIPGAGKLRLVFEGADGKNIDLDVFEFESPGVAMAMYNLDDSIRDFARASFQYGLDRKWPVYLSTKNTILKKYDGRFKDLFQEIFDAEYKEQFDKHGITYEHRLIDDMVAAALKWNGKFVWACKNYDGDVQSDIVAQGFGSLGLMTSVLMTPDGKTVEAEAAHGTVTRHYRQHQQGKATSTNPIASIFAWTRGLMYRGKFDNTPEVVKFAETLERVCIETVESGKMTKDLALLIGPEQSWMTTEQFFEAIVEGLEAEMANWG, encoded by the coding sequence ATGGCCAAGATCAAGGTAGCCAACCCCGTCGTCGAACTCGACGGCGACGAAATGACGAAGATCATCTGGAAGTGGATCCGCGAGCGGCTGATCCTTCCGTATCTCGATGTCGACCTGAAGTATTACGACCTCTCCATTGAGAAGCGCGACGAGACCGATGACCAGATCACGGTCGACGCGGCCAACGCGATCAAGGAACACGGTGTCGGCGTCAAATGCGCCACCATCACCCCCGATGAAGCGCGCGTCGAGGAATTCGGCCTCAAGAAGATGTGGCGTTCGCCCAACGGCACGATCCGCAACATCCTCGGCGGCGTTGTTTTCCGCGAGCCGATCGTGATCGACAACGTGCCGCGCCTTGTCCCCGGCTGGACCGATCCCATCGTGGTTGGCCGTCACGCCTTCGGTGACCAGTATCGAGCCACCGACACCCTGATCCCCGGCGCCGGCAAGCTGCGCCTCGTGTTCGAAGGTGCCGACGGGAAGAACATCGACCTCGACGTGTTCGAGTTCGAAAGCCCGGGCGTCGCCATGGCGATGTACAATCTCGACGACAGCATCCGCGATTTTGCCCGCGCCAGCTTCCAGTACGGTCTCGACCGCAAGTGGCCGGTCTACCTGTCGACCAAGAACACCATCCTCAAGAAGTACGATGGTCGCTTCAAGGACCTGTTCCAGGAAATTTTCGACGCCGAATACAAGGAACAGTTCGACAAGCATGGCATCACCTACGAACACCGCCTGATCGACGACATGGTCGCCGCGGCGCTCAAGTGGAACGGCAAGTTCGTATGGGCCTGCAAGAACTACGATGGTGACGTCCAGTCGGACATCGTCGCGCAGGGCTTCGGCTCGCTCGGCCTCATGACTTCGGTCCTTATGACGCCCGACGGCAAGACCGTCGAAGCGGAAGCAGCCCACGGCACCGTCACCCGCCACTATCGCCAGCACCAGCAGGGCAAGGCGACGTCGACCAACCCGATCGCCAGCATTTTCGCCTGGACGCGCGGCCTCATGTATCGCGGCAAGTTCGACAACACTCCTGAAGTGGTGAAGTTCGCCGAGACGCTGGAGCGGGTCTGCATCGAGACCGTCGAAAGCGGCAAGATGACCAAGGACCTCGCACTGCTCATCGGTCCGGAACAGAGCTGGATGACCACCGAACAGTTCTTCGAAGCCATCGTAGAAGGCCTCGAAGCAGAAATGGCGAACTGGGGCTGA
- a CDS encoding carbon-nitrogen hydrolase family protein, translating to MAKQPAKKRSVRRKGSEKFGQKRLEVRNAKIKDIPGIANLVRRVYEDMPAYTHGEIRGQINNFKDGCFVALLDDEVVGYCATMQVAEALAFQDHDWDEITGNGYGSRHDPTGDWLYGYEMCVDPKVRGVRIGRRLYEERRALAEENDLTGIVFAGRMPNYRRNRRKVDSPQDYLEKVVEGKLHDPVLRFQLANGFEPERVMQGYLPEDKASMANAIMMVWRNPYVERDQPVKKRIPRGVEAVRVATCQLQARAVADYDEFMRHVTYFVDVASDYESDFIVFPELFTLMLLSFEEKQLSPVEAIERLSEYTPRLRDDISEMAMRYNINIIAGSHPTRMDDGDIHNIAYVCLRDGSVHAQEKIHPTPNERYWWNIKGGDKVEVIQTDCGPIGVQICYDSEFPELSRRLADEGARIIFVPFCTDSRQGYLRVRYCCQARAIENQCFVVMSGNVGNLPNVGNMDIQYAQSCILTPCDFPFARDGIAAESTENVETLTISDVNLADLQWARAEGTVRNLADRRFDLYRIEWDEDGKHPGKPRPRREPLGPTGPGGG from the coding sequence ATGGCCAAGCAGCCAGCAAAAAAGCGCAGCGTTCGTCGCAAGGGCAGTGAAAAGTTCGGGCAGAAGCGGCTCGAAGTCCGCAATGCGAAGATCAAGGACATTCCCGGCATCGCGAACCTCGTGCGCCGGGTCTACGAGGACATGCCTGCCTATACGCACGGCGAAATCCGTGGCCAGATCAACAATTTCAAGGACGGCTGCTTTGTCGCACTGCTCGACGATGAAGTGGTCGGGTATTGCGCGACCATGCAGGTAGCAGAAGCGCTGGCCTTCCAGGATCATGACTGGGACGAGATCACCGGCAACGGCTATGGCAGCCGCCACGATCCCACCGGTGACTGGCTCTATGGCTATGAAATGTGCGTCGACCCCAAGGTGCGGGGCGTGCGTATCGGGCGCAGGCTTTACGAAGAACGCCGCGCGCTAGCTGAAGAAAACGACCTCACCGGTATCGTCTTTGCCGGCCGCATGCCGAACTACCGCCGCAACCGGCGCAAGGTCGACAGTCCGCAGGACTATCTGGAGAAAGTGGTCGAGGGAAAGCTCCACGACCCCGTCCTGCGTTTCCAGCTTGCCAACGGTTTCGAACCCGAACGCGTGATGCAAGGCTATCTTCCCGAAGATAAGGCCAGCATGGCCAACGCCATCATGATGGTCTGGCGCAACCCCTATGTCGAGCGCGACCAGCCCGTGAAAAAGCGCATCCCGCGCGGTGTGGAGGCGGTACGCGTAGCTACATGCCAGCTCCAGGCGCGCGCAGTGGCAGACTATGACGAATTCATGCGGCACGTCACATATTTCGTAGATGTTGCAAGCGATTACGAATCGGACTTCATAGTCTTTCCCGAACTTTTCACGCTGATGTTGCTGAGCTTCGAGGAGAAGCAGCTATCGCCCGTCGAGGCGATCGAGCGCCTGTCCGAATACACCCCGCGCCTGCGAGACGACATTTCCGAAATGGCAATGCGCTACAACATCAACATCATCGCCGGCAGCCACCCGACGCGCATGGACGATGGCGACATCCACAACATCGCCTACGTTTGCCTGCGCGATGGTTCGGTCCACGCACAGGAGAAGATCCACCCGACCCCGAACGAGCGGTATTGGTGGAACATCAAGGGGGGCGACAAGGTCGAAGTAATCCAGACCGACTGCGGCCCGATCGGCGTGCAAATCTGTTACGACAGCGAATTCCCCGAGCTCAGCCGCCGCCTAGCCGACGAAGGCGCACGCATAATCTTCGTGCCCTTCTGCACCGATAGTCGGCAGGGATATCTGCGCGTGCGTTACTGTTGCCAGGCCCGCGCGATCGAGAACCAGTGCTTCGTCGTGATGTCGGGCAATGTCGGAAACCTGCCGAACGTCGGCAACATGGACATCCAGTATGCGCAGAGCTGCATCCTGACGCCCTGCGACTTCCCCTTCGCCCGCGATGGCATCGCCGCAGAATCTACCGAGAACGTGGAAACGCTCACCATCAGCGACGTGAACCTTGCCGACCTGCAATGGGCACGTGCGGAAGGCACCGTTCGCAACCTCGCCGATCGGCGGTTTGACCTCTACCGCATCGAGTGGGACGAGGACGGCAAGCATCCCGGCAAACCGCGCCCGCGCCGCGAGCCCCTCGGACCGACCGGTCCAGGGGGCGGCTAA
- a CDS encoding S8 family peptidase, protein MATVLHACGGGGGSDRPISTPRPAPSPTPSPTPTPTPTPTPTPSPTPTPTSFQTREFDESDGPKFHGAITAWESGATGGGSIIAVIDSGIDLDSPEFANRIHPQSQDVAGNRSVNGEDDHGTNVSLVAAAARNGIGVLGMAFDAEILALRADAPGSCATDTPDDPSLGCSFFDRDIARGIDVAVSAGATVVNLSLGGQSPGTALLDAVRRASAAGVVIVVSSGNYGDGSDPDFDQFQPTPFASDIRAAGGDNVIIVGSVDQNGDFSSFANPAGDDAQFYLSARGEAICCVYEDGEIYIETTPQGQFVILFSGTSFAAPQVAGAVALIRQAFPNLTGAEIVQLLLESARDGGAAGTDAIFGRGILDVAQAFRPAGAMSVAGTSIALTGNQPTAVGSPAMGDALSSYGGMTVVATDKYDRAFSVDLGGGLKDANRDNDRLRAALATGAKRHVVNEGALSMAFSVTDRFAARGGLEAPQELLLSSGQADTARLLAGRVIARLSPKLSFGFSVNEGARGLTTQLAGSAEPAFLIAGSGNGATPFRSRDQRAFAAGFDLSPDIRATATFEQGRIGLGTDAFLVDRQPELFDRLGFARAGIEFSSRGLPIESSVAVDWTREDKTLLGGWFGGSLGGAGSQSLSVTARMAHSFARRWTVAGAVQNGWSFADEAGLVLNSNGLRTSGWSIDLQRRGVFDLADSMAFRVSQPIRVEQGGLNLRVPTSYDYAAESALFSDRRLSLSPSGRELVGEARWTGPVSFGWGGASLFYRHQPDHIADAPADVGAAASFNARF, encoded by the coding sequence ATGGCAACCGTTCTCCACGCTTGTGGAGGAGGGGGCGGCAGCGACCGTCCAATCAGCACTCCTCGCCCCGCTCCGTCGCCCACACCGAGCCCGACGCCGACGCCGACACCAACTCCTACGCCAACCCCCAGCCCCACGCCGACACCCACCAGCTTCCAGACGCGCGAATTCGACGAGTCCGACGGACCCAAGTTCCATGGCGCGATAACTGCCTGGGAAAGCGGAGCGACCGGGGGAGGGTCGATCATCGCCGTCATCGATTCGGGCATCGACCTCGACAGCCCCGAATTCGCCAATCGCATCCATCCGCAATCGCAGGATGTCGCAGGCAACCGCTCGGTCAACGGAGAAGATGATCACGGGACCAATGTGAGCCTGGTGGCGGCGGCTGCGCGTAATGGTATCGGTGTCCTGGGCATGGCTTTCGACGCGGAAATCCTCGCCTTGCGCGCCGATGCTCCGGGCAGTTGTGCGACGGACACGCCTGATGACCCTTCATTGGGATGCAGCTTTTTCGACCGCGATATTGCCCGCGGGATCGACGTCGCGGTCAGCGCCGGCGCAACCGTGGTCAACCTGAGCCTTGGCGGTCAGTCCCCCGGGACTGCGCTTCTCGATGCGGTCAGGCGCGCTTCGGCTGCGGGCGTCGTTATCGTCGTGTCATCCGGCAATTACGGCGACGGCAGCGATCCCGATTTCGACCAGTTCCAGCCGACCCCGTTCGCGTCCGACATTCGGGCCGCGGGCGGCGACAATGTGATCATCGTTGGATCGGTCGATCAGAACGGCGATTTCTCGAGCTTCGCCAACCCGGCAGGGGACGACGCGCAATTCTATCTCTCGGCACGCGGAGAGGCGATTTGCTGCGTGTACGAGGATGGTGAAATCTACATTGAAACGACCCCTCAGGGTCAGTTCGTCATCCTCTTTTCGGGAACGAGCTTCGCTGCTCCGCAGGTCGCAGGCGCAGTTGCGTTGATCCGGCAGGCATTTCCCAATCTGACGGGCGCTGAGATCGTGCAACTCCTGCTCGAAAGCGCGAGGGATGGCGGAGCTGCCGGCACCGACGCGATTTTCGGCAGGGGTATCCTGGATGTCGCGCAAGCCTTCCGCCCGGCTGGCGCAATGTCCGTTGCAGGGACTTCGATTGCCTTGACGGGCAACCAGCCGACCGCCGTGGGATCGCCAGCGATGGGCGATGCGCTCTCTTCGTACGGGGGCATGACCGTCGTTGCGACCGACAAATACGACCGCGCTTTCTCGGTTGACCTTGGCGGCGGGTTGAAGGACGCGAACCGCGACAACGACAGGCTGCGTGCTGCACTCGCGACAGGTGCCAAGCGCCATGTCGTGAATGAAGGCGCGTTGTCGATGGCGTTCAGTGTCACCGACAGATTTGCCGCACGAGGCGGTCTTGAAGCTCCGCAGGAACTGCTCTTGTCGAGTGGGCAAGCCGACACGGCAAGGTTGCTCGCTGGCAGGGTTATCGCCCGCCTTTCACCGAAGCTATCCTTTGGGTTCTCGGTCAACGAGGGCGCTCGCGGGCTTACGACGCAATTGGCAGGTTCTGCCGAGCCGGCATTCCTGATTGCAGGTTCGGGGAATGGAGCGACGCCGTTCCGCAGCCGTGACCAGCGCGCATTCGCGGCAGGCTTCGATCTGTCACCGGACATTCGCGCAACCGCGACGTTCGAGCAGGGTCGCATTGGCCTGGGGACGGACGCTTTCCTCGTCGATCGCCAGCCTGAATTGTTCGACCGGCTGGGTTTCGCGCGGGCAGGAATCGAATTCAGCAGCCGGGGGCTGCCGATCGAAAGCTCGGTCGCTGTGGACTGGACGCGCGAAGACAAGACTCTGCTCGGTGGCTGGTTCGGCGGCTCTCTGGGCGGCGCTGGTTCGCAGAGCCTCAGCGTGACCGCGCGCATGGCCCATTCCTTCGCCCGGCGCTGGACCGTGGCGGGAGCGGTGCAGAACGGGTGGTCTTTCGCGGACGAGGCGGGTCTCGTGCTCAACTCGAACGGCCTGAGGACCTCGGGTTGGTCGATCGACCTTCAGCGCCGTGGCGTTTTCGATCTCGCCGACAGCATGGCGTTCAGGGTCTCGCAGCCGATCCGCGTAGAGCAGGGCGGTCTGAACCTGCGCGTGCCCACCAGCTACGACTATGCGGCCGAAAGTGCACTCTTCTCCGACCGTCGCCTCTCGCTCTCACCGAGCGGGCGCGAACTTGTTGGAGAAGCACGATGGACAGGCCCCGTGTCATTCGGCTGGGGCGGTGCTTCGCTTTTTTACCGGCACCAGCCGGACCATATTGCCGATGCCCCTGCGGATGTGGGCGCAGCCGCGAGCTTCAACGCGCGCTTCTGA